Proteins from a genomic interval of Syngnathus typhle isolate RoL2023-S1 ecotype Sweden linkage group LG15, RoL_Styp_1.0, whole genome shotgun sequence:
- the LOC133167965 gene encoding serine/arginine-rich splicing factor 1B-like: protein MSSGGIIRGPAGSNDCRIYVGNLPPDIRSKDVEDLFYKYGSIRDIDLKNRRGGPPFAFVQFEDPRDADDAVYGRDGYDYDGYRLRVEFPRSGRGGAAGPPRGRYGPPSRRSEYRVIVSGLPPSGSWQDLKDHMREAGDVCYADVNRDGSGVVEFVRKEDMTYAVHKLDNSKFRSHEGETAYIRVRMDGHRSPSYDRSRSRSRSRSRSKSRSRSYSPARRGRASPRYSPRRSRSHSRSRSRSRSRT, encoded by the exons ATGTCTAGCGGAGGCATTATCCGCGGACCCGCGGGGAGCAATGACTGCCGCATCTACGTCGGCAACCTGCCGCCCGATATCCGCTCTAAGGACGTCGAAGACCTCTTCTACAAGTACGGCTCCATCCGTGATATCGATCTGAAAAACCGACGAGGAGGACCGCCATTCGCCTTCGTGCAGTTTGAGGACCCGAG GGACGCAGATGACGCCGTGTACGGTCGTGACGGCTATGACTACGATGGCTACCGACTGCGAGTGGAGTTCCCCCGAAGTGGACGAGGAGGAGCTGCAGGCCCACCTAGGGGTCGATACGGACCACCATCTAGGCGCTCCGAGTACAGGGTCATCGTGTCAG GTCTCCCTCCTAGTGGGAGTTGGCAGGACCTGAAGGACCACATGCGAGAAGCGGGCGATGTGTGCTACGCTGACGTGAACCGCGATGGCAGTGGCGTGGTGGAGTTTGTGCGGAAGGAGGACATGACATACGCCGTGCACAAGTTGGACAACAGCAAGTTTCGCTCCCACGAG GGCGAGACGGCGTACATTCGTGTTAGGATGGACGGCCACCGCAGCCCCAGCTACGACCGCTCCCGCAGCCGGAGCAGAAGCCGGAGCCGAAGCAAGAGCCGATCACGGAGCTACTCCCCCGCTCGTCGCGGCCGGGCCTCGCCACGCTATTCCCCACGGCGCTCTCGCTCCCATTCCCGTTCCCGCTCTCGTTCTCGCTCCCGCACCTAG